CACCCGGCATCGTCGGTGCTGTCATCGGGTCGATTCGATTCGGGGATCGTGCAGGGACGTCGACAGCGCATCGTCGACAAATCGATATCCATCGACGGCGATACGGAGCCGGTCGGCGTTGTCCTCGGACGCCTCACTCCAGCGTCGTAGCGACGACCCCACACGTCCGCCGGCCGCTCCAATGCGCACACCGAGGTCGCCGTAGTTCCGGCCGGCGACCGCCGGACCGAAAGTGAGCCCGCTAGCAATCTCGGCAGCCGACGCAATCGCCTGGGCAGTGTCGACGAAAGCTCCGGTTACAGCACCGACTGCCTCCGCATCGATATCCAATTCGTCACACATCTCGCACACCACGCTTCCACGTTCGTCGGGCGAAATACCCCTGTCATGTTCGACGCAGCCCGCATGGAATCGGTTCCCTCCGGTACCGGTAGCGTCCCAGGTGTACAGCTCGGGTTACAGATAACACGCTCATACCTGCGAGGAGTCTCATGCATATCGGAACCACGCTCAACTACTCGGGCGGATTCAAAGAAACCGTGGCCGAGGTAGAAGAACTCGAGAAGTCGGGCCTCGATATCATCTTCGTTCCCGAGGCATACTCCTTCGACGCTGTCAGCCAACTCGGCTTTCTGGCGGCGAAGACGTCGACGATCAAGATCGCGTCGGGCATCTTCCAGATCTACACCCGCACACCATCGTTGACCGCGATGACTGCGGCCGGCCTCGACTACGTCTCCGACGGTCGCTTCGTTCTCGGCCTCGGCGCGTCCGGCCCCCAGGTCGTCGAGGGTTTCCACGGCGTCAAGTACGACGCACCCATCGCCCGGACCCGCGAGGTCATCGAGATCTGCCGTCAGGTGTGGCGTCGCGAGAAGGTCGTCCACCAGGGCAAGCATTACCAAATCCCCTTGCCTGCAGACAAGGGTACCGGCCTGGGTAAGCCGCTAAAATTGATCAATCATCCTGTGCGCGAGAAGATCCCGGTAGTCATCGCTGCACTCGGACCCAAGAACGTCGAGCTCACCGCAGAAATCGCCGAGGGCTGGCAGCCGATCTTCTACTTCCCGGAAAAAGCGGACCAGGTGTGGGGAGACGCGCTGAGCGCAGGCAAGGCCAAGCGAGACCCGTCCCTGGGCGACCTGGAGGTCTTCGCAAGTCCGACACTCGCCATCGGCGAGGACGCTGAGAAGTATCTCCCGTGGGTCAAGCCTCACCTCGCCCTGTACATCGGCGGAATGGGAGCCAAGGGAAAGAACTTCTACAACGACCTCGCTCGACGATACGGTTACGAAGCCGAGGCCGAGAAGATTCAGGACCTGTATCTGGCAGGCAAGAAGGAAGAAGCAACTGCTGCGGTGCCCGACGAGCTCGTGCGCGCCATCAACCTGATCGGGCCGGAAAGCTACGTCAAGGAACGCGTCGCGGCATTCGCCGAGGCCGGTGTCACCACACTGAACGTCCAACCTCTGGCTGAAAACACCGCAGGTCGTGTCGCACAGTTGACCGCGCTTCGTGCTCTGACGGACTGATCCGACCGAAAACACTGATCTCGGGGACGGCCCGAGTCAGACCTGCCCGACCCGATTCGCCAACTCCTCGGCGAGTCGCCGGGCGAGGTCCGGCTCGGCCGCCTCCACCATCACCCGCACCAACTGCTCGGTGCCGCTGGGCCGCAACAAGACTCGACCTGTATCCCCCAACATTCGCTCGACCTCGGCCACACCTTCGAGCACCGCAGGCGCCGTCGCCACAGCTGCCTTGTCCGATACCTTCACGTTGATGAGCACCTGCGGAAGAATGGTCATTGTCGAGGCCAGATCGCCCAAAGTACGACCGGTCTCGGCCATTCGCCCCATAATTCGCAGCGCGGTGAGGGTTCCATCACCGGTGGTCCCGAAACCGGGAATCACAACGTGGCCACTTTGCTCGCCACCCAAGGCGTAGCCCCCAGCTCTCAAATCCTCGAGAACATACCGGTCGCCTACTGCTGTGGTGCGCACGTCGATATCAGCGGCTCGCATCGCGATGTGCAAACCGAGATTGCTCATGACCGTGGCTACCAGCGTGTTATCGGTGAGCTCGCCGGATTCCTTCATTCCGATGGCCAGTATCGCCATGATTGCATCGCCGTCGACAATGCGTCCAGAGGCGTCGACGGCGAGGCATCGATCGGCGTCACCGTCGTGAGCGATGCCCAAGTCGGCTCCATGGGAAACCACGGCTGCCTGTAGCTCTTCCAGGTGCGTGGATCCGCAGCCGTCGTTGATATTGAGGCCGTCCGGGTCCGCGTTGATCGCGATCACCCTCGCTCCCGCTGCCGCGTACACCGAGGGTGCGACTGCGGACGCAGCACCGTTCGCACAATCGACGACAACGGTGACGCCGTCGAGCCGAATCGACAATGCCGTGCCGAGATGCGCCGCATATTCCTCGGCGGCACCCGTCATCACTCGGACGCGGCCGATACCCGAACCTGTGGGTGCGGGCATGGCACCATCTCCGGCTACGAGGGTCTCGATTCGATCTTCGACGTCGTCGTCGAGCTTGTGTCCGCCTGCCGAGAAAATCTTGATTCCGTTGTCCGGCATCGGATTATGAGACGCAGAGATCATGACACCCAGTTGCGCACCGCGCACCGATGTCAGGTACGCAACGGCAGGTGTCGGGAGAACCCCGACGTCGAGCACGTCGACTCCCGACGCCGTCAGGCCTGCGGTCACCGCAGCTGCGAGCATCTCACCACTTGCTCGCGGATCGCGACCCACCACCGCGACGGGGCGTTCCGTCGCTGAAGCCTGCGTCAATACGGTTGCGGCAGCCCTGGCCACCTTCACCGCCAACTCCGGAGTCAACAAGCCGTTGGCCAGCCCCCGCACACCATCGGTACCGAAAAGTCGAGTCATCTGGAGTTCGTCCCCCTTCGCCAGAAAAAATGATCTTCAAACGCCGCGAGGGCAGGCATCCGAGAATTCTGGACGCCTGCCCTCGCGGGTAGAACTGGAAAGAACGTCAGCGCTTGGAGTACTGCGACGCCTTACGTGCCTTCTTCAGACCGTACTTCTTGCGCTCCACCGAACGCGCATCACGCGTGAGGAAGCCGGCAGCCTTGAGGGGCGGACGGTCTTCCGGGGTGAGCTCGATGAGGGCGCGCGCGATAGCCAGACGCAAGGCGCCCGCCTGTCCGGACGGGCCGCCACCGTGAAGCAGGGCGACGATGTCGAAGGACTCTGCCCGATCGACGAGGACCAACGGAGCCTTGATCAGCTGCTGGTGCACCTTGTTCGGGAAGTAGTCTTCGAGGCTGCGGCCGTTGAGCTTGAACCCACCGCTGCCCGAGGAGAACCGGACGCGAGCGACGGCTTCCTTACGACGACCGACCGTCTGGATCGGGCGATCGAACAGGATCGGTGCAGGCGCTGCAGCAGCGGCTTCGATCTCCCCGACTACCTCGGGCTCTTCGACAGCCACGAACTCGTCCGCGGCGATCTCGACGACCTCTTCGGTGTTCTCCTGGGACGTCACGTCATTTCCCTCCGGCGCCGTCACTGGGACACCTGCTTGATCTCGAACGGAACGGGCTGCTGAGCTGTATGCGGGTGGTTCGGTCCCGCGTAGACCTTCAGCTTGCCCGCGATGGCACTGCCGAGCTTGTTCTTGGGGATCATGCCGATGACGGCTTTTTCCACGAGGCGATCAGGGGTCCTGTCGAGAACCTCGCCGACCGTGCGCGACTTCAAACCGCCCGGGTGGCCGGAGTGGTGGTAGAGGAGCTTGCCATCGCGCTTGTTACCGCTGATGGCAACCTTCTCCGCGTTGATGATGACGACGAAGTCGCCACCGTCGACGTTGGCTGCATAGGTGGGCTTGTGCTTGCCACGGAGCAAGTTTGCTGCCTGGACGGCGAGCCGACCCAGTACAACGTCCGTAGCGTCGATCACATGCCAAGTCCGGGTGGTGTCCCCGGCCTTAGGGCTGTATGTAGACACAAAAATTCCTGTCTTCATGATGTCGCTGCTGGCCAAGACGTGTGTATCCCCTCGGCGGCCAGTTGAGACCCGAGAGCAAGTGATCGCCGCCCAACGCGCGCGACGATCTCATCCACGCCATCGTGGGACAATACCGGTTCGACCTGCAGCAGGTCAAAACGCCTTCACCGAAGTCGGACGCAGACTATGCAGCGCCGAGCCGCGGGGAGCGCCTCCAAGCGGGGATCGGCGATAGCTGACCCGCACCGCTCGCACACTCCATATGAACCTGACGCGACGCGTTCCCGAGCTGAATCGAGCTCACGAACTTCGTCCTCTGCATCGCGCGCCAGCCCGATCACCTTTGCTCGCTCGAAGGCGATGGTAGATCCTTCCGGGTCGTGCTCGTCGTCATCTGACAGATCGTTTAGGTCTAGGCTGGCCGGATGACCATCGAGCGCGCCGTGATCTACGCCAGGGTGTCTTCCGACCAGTCCGGAACCGGTAGATCGGTCACCGAGCAACTGGCCGACTGCCGGGCAGAGTGCGCTCGTAATGGCTGGCCGATCGGCGAGGAAGTGACCGACGTCGATATCGGCGCCTCCGAGTGGTCGGGCAAGGATCGGCCAGGGTTCCGGCAGTTGTTCCAGGTGCTTCGTCGTGGTGATGTGCTGGTCGTGTGGGAGCTGTCGAGGCTGTCCAGGAACGACGACGACCGAGCAGCCATAGCTTCGTTCTGTAAGCCTCTGGGGATCCCCTGGCACTCAGGAGGGCGCACCTACGATCCGACCGACGCCGACGACGCGTTCACCCTCGACATCGGCCACGCGGTCTCCAAGAAGGAGTCGGCCCAGACTCGCGCCCGAATCATCCGAGCGTTGAAAGCCAACGCCGCAGACGGGAAGTGGCACGGCAGGACTGTCTACGGATATCGAGCTGTCCGAGATCCAGGCACCGGCAAGATCACAGCCCGTGTGCCCGACGAAGTCACAGCCCCGATCGTTCGTGAAGCAGCCGAGCGCATCCTTAAGGGTGACTCTCAGCGATCGATCGCTCTCGACTTCACAGCCCGAGGATTGCTCACCTCGAACGGCTCGGCTCGCTGGCAAGGCTTTACGATCCGAACGATGTTGTTGCGCCCTGTCTATGCCGGGCTCCGAGTACACAATGGTGTTGTGGTGCAGGGCAATTGGGAACCGATCCTCTCACCGGACGAGTTCGCCAGACTAGGCGCTGTTCTCACCGATCCCGCTCGGCCACAGATACTTTCACGCGGCACGGCTCCCAAATACTTGCTATCGGGCATCGCTTTGTGTGGAACCTGCCAGCGCCCGTTGTACAAGCATATGAACCACAAGAGACCGATCTACAAGTGCATGTCGAGCCCTAGTCATATGGCGCGTGAGCTGTCGAAGGTAGACGGTGTGGTGATAGCCGAAATGCTCCGAGCCATCGAACAGTATCGAGTCGAGTTGTTCTTCCGTGATGCCGAGACCGACCACGACGTGGAACCGACCGCTGTCTCCGACGTGGGCGACCATCTCGCGAAGGCCCGAGAGCTACAGCAGAGGCTCGATGCCGTATACGACGAAGTGGCCGAGGGCAAAGTCTCCGCAGCAGCGCTGGCGCGGATCGAAGCCCGTCTACTCCCCCAGATAGAGACCGCCAAAGAAGCCGCTCGGAGCGCCGCCAGAGTCTCAGATCCGAGTGCAAAGGTGCTGAACACACCTGCCGAGGATCTGTGGGCCTCCTGGACGCTGGACGAGCAAAGGGACTTCGTCCGATCTGCCGCCGAGATCGTGGTGATGCCTGGCGCTGGTCGAGTGTTCGATCCGAGCTTGGTCCAGGTGACTCTCCGAAAGAACCTACGCCAGCGGCCCGAGGGGTTCGAACATTACGAGCCGTGAGTCAAAAGACTCGATCGAATCGACGTACCGGTGACCGAGGAATCGACCGGGACAAGCGCTCTCAGGGCTCACAATCGGGTGTCTGAGCAGCAGTGCGAGAGCGATACGGGACAAGTCCGAAATCATGGTCTATCGTTGGTTCCAGCTTCAGAACACCGGAGCTTCCGGCGGTGACCGACCCGCTGGCAGATCGAAACTCATAATTGTGTAGGCGCTAAACGGAACATGTGAGCACGGGAAGTCGGCCCAACTCTCGCAGTGCCCCGTAGGAATCTCGAATCCCCTACGGAGACAGCTATGTCCATGTCCAAGCGCACACAATCTCTCGGTGGCAAGCTCGGTGTAACACGTCGCGACGATCCCCACGGTGACCACAGCACACTCGAAGCCGAACTAGCTACCTCGAAGATCGAGGACCGCGTACGCGAGATCGTCGCCAGCGCACCACCATTGAGTGCCGAGCAGCGCGACCGTATCTCAGCCCTGTTGGTCGGTGGACGAGATGCGTAGCGCGGGTCAATACGGTGGATCTCGGTACCAGAACGAGCTGACCTACGCGTCCAATCCGATCGACCTGTCTGCCGAGGAATGCGCCGCTAAGAACGGCATCACCCTATGCGCCGACGAGGGTTGTACTCGGATCGCGAACAAACAAACGCAATGCAGGACCTGCTACATGCGTTCATATCGCCGACGTAAGAAAGAGGGCTTGATATGAACTCAGTGCGCCGTCGGCAAGGAAAGGGTCCGTAATGACGTGGACGCGCATAAGTGATAATTGGATCCAGATAGTAGACGATCTCGAGTTGTCTCACGATGCCGAGCTATTTCATATCCGAGCGTTGATCTTGTGTAATCAGATACTCAGTGATGGCCAGATCAAAGCAAAGACAATTGCGCGGTTAGGTGTCGAGTTCGACGACGTTGATGCCATTCTTTCCGAGCTGGTCGACAAGCTCGATTGGGCGCCTCTGGACGGCGGTAATTACCAGATTCCATGGGATGGTCAAGAGAAGGCGGGAGTAGTGAAAGAGCGCCAACGGCAGTCCGGTATCCGCAAGGAGCGCTGGAATGAGAAGAAGAATGCACTCAACGCGTCTCGTAACGGCGTCAACACACCTGACCAGGGGAACGCCGTTCCGAACGCCGAGAGGAACGCCGTAGAGAACGCTCCCCCTTCCCTTCCCTTCCCGTCCCGTCCCAATCAGGGTAAGGGTAAGGGGATAGTCGTTCCTCCGTCCGACTCCTCCGGTGGCCCGTCGTCGCCCTCCGTCACTCCCGAAGATGAGAGCGGCGCATCGAGTACCGAGGGCGAGACCAGCGCACCACCCGATAAAAATTCCGAACTCTACGGTCTGGTACCACGAAAGAAAAGAGAATGAGCAATCCATACGCGATCAACGTAGGCATCAAAAAGCATCCTGGCGGGATAGGCGCACACGACAAAAATGGACGAGCGACGGTATTCGTTTATTTCGATTTCGAGTCCATCGACTTCGAATATGAAGATCCCAGATGGAGGGCTTTCCCGAAAGAGGACGCGCGCTTTCTGCCCCGCTATGAGGTCGGAGAGTTTTTCGAATCGATGATCGGCGAGATTCTGGCCGACATGGGCAACGATTCGAATATCGAGTATTACACCTCCGACGAAGTGGACGAGTTCGGATCTCGACCTTGGACGCAGTACGGCCGGATGTCGGATCTCAGGACCAGCCTGCTCCGAGCCGAGGATCTGATCTTGTTGGTATCGGTCGGCGCGGACGAGCAAGGCGAACCCACCACGAAAGCGCTCCTCCGTTTGCGCGATGCGGTGGCCGACGCTCACGATCGGTTCGATCAGCGGGTCGAGGAATGGTACTGGACCGACGACGACTAGGATGCCGACTCCTGCCCTCTCAGTCAAGATCCGAGACAGGTTCAGCCGCTTCTGGCACCTCGGTGACCAAAGGGCATGAAAAAGCCCCAGAATTGAACACAGCCATAAGTGCTCAAATCTGGGGCTTGGTCCGGGAAGGGCTCTCTATCGAGTAACAGCAGGGCGCAGGTAGTGCTTCTTCCCTCTCGGTGTCACGACATAGAAGCCGCGCTCGTCGTGCGGGATCGACGGGATGAATTTCGGGCCACTGAGAACGGGTGCCGACATAACAGAACCTCCACTGTTGGAATGTTGGACATCCTACAATCTACCCGTTACGACGGGTTACACACAACTACCAAAGGAACGAAAAGCCATGAGCCAGAACAACAATCAAGAGCAAGGCGCACCGACGATTCCACCCCGACCGTTTCCCCTCAGCGAGATAAACGGAGAGTTCTACTTGCTCTCGCCCTCGGGTCGTCAACTTCTTGTGACGAGCCGAGTAAGGAAACCCGAACAGGCGCAACGATGATGAACAGGACCGACCAACTCCTACTCCGAGTCCAGTCCCATATCGCGGGCGAAACCAGGGACTCCCTACTCCGAGCAGGATTCCACGACTGGGAGATAGATCGGCAATTGAAGCTCAACCGTCTGGCGCTCAATACAGATGGCCGAATCCGTTACGTGTGGACCGGTGAGGTGGGCGAGTGAGTTTCGCAGCGAAATGGGCGGGCACCTGCAAGCGGTGCGGGAAGCCCTACGGGATCGGTCACAACCTTCGAAGATCTCCAGATCGAAGCCAGGGCTACGTGTGCCGGGTTGAGTGCGCCTTCACCCCAGCGCCCGACTCGACTGCCACGGCCAAGGCTCGCAGATGGAACAACGGCAACTGGGAAGCGAAGACGGTCGCAGCAAGGATCGCCGCATCGAAAGGGCGCAACAGCAAGGAAGGCACCACATGAGCAAGCCCTCAGCACGCTTGTACGACGCGCTCGACAGCGCCCTGCAGGACTCGACCGACGAGCAGCGCCAAGCCATCCAGAACGATCCTGGGACGTCTGCTCGGGTCGTCGGTGATCGAGTCACGTTCGAAGCGGCCGGGATCACGTACCTGATTCTCGAACGATCTTGGTTCGGGCCGGATGTCGAGTGGGATGAGTTCAACGAGGCGCACCGAACCGAGCGGGGTCTGTAATGGGTTTCTGGTCGATCAAGTCTTACAACGATCTGAGCGCGATGAACCGAGATCTGAAGGATCACTCGGACTCACTCAAGGCCCGAACCGAGATCCTGAAGTTGCGCCGCCGAATCCAGACCTTGGAGAAGCGAGCCGCGCACGGTAAAGCCAGCCAGGACGAGTCCAACGAGCTGTATTGGCGACGGGCCGAGCTGGACAGGCTCAAGCCGACCGAGCCCAAACGGGGTGAATGGCCAGCACCACCGACCGAGTAGGAAAGCTCGAACGGGTCCCCGATTGTCCTGCAGGCTGGATGCTGGACAATCGAGGATTCGTTAGCAACGCTAATAGGTAGCAGGTCGCCCGATCTTCTCCACGAACGGGATCGCCAGCGCCGCAGTCGCCAACCAAGCGAGATGCACCAGCCGGACAAGGAACTCCACTGGTCGCGCGTTATATCAAGTCCCAGAGTGGATTTGACTCTATGGCCGATTCGATGTCGTGTGTTCAACCCACGTTTCCGAACGGAATCCCATGCACTCCAATCTAGTTCACCGCACCACACCTCTCAGGCTAGAGCTACGCTCAGACGCTGTCGACGAGCGCATCATCGCAGGTATCGCAGCACCTTTCGACTCACCGGCCGAGATCGATTCGTACGAGGGTCGTTTCACCGAGGTCATCCGCAGAGGCGCTTTCGCCAAGACGATTTCCGAGCGGGGCGACCGCGTCAAGCTTCTCGGACTTCACAATCGGCAGACGATGCCACTAGGCCGCGCTGTCTTGCTCGAAGAGCGCTCCGAAGGCTTGTATGCCGAGTTCCGGATCTCCCAGACGCAAGCAGGCTCCGAGGCTTTGGAGCTAGTGCGCGACGGCACACTCGACCAGCTTTCGATCGGCTTCCGAGCGATCTCCGAAGTGTGGGACAGGACCCGCTCGAAGCGCACCTTGACCGAGATCGCTCTGTCCGAGGTCTCTCTGGTCCTAGAAGGTGCCTACGGAGCTGCAGCAGCGGTCACCGGATCACGCAGTGCGGACGGACACACACTCACTCCCGAGGCTATGGCTTTACGTCTACGCCTACTTGACATTTAAACTCACCCAAAGGAAATACCATCATGGAACTCTCGAAATTGAACAAGGATGAGCTACTGAAGCTCGTAACCGAAAGCCGCACCGAGCTGACCGAACTCGCAACACGCGGGGCAGACCTCAACGGCTCGGATGTGGATCGCTTCGATGCCCTCGAAGCCACGGTTACCGAGGCACGTACTCGACTCCAAGCGATCGAATCCCGAGCCGTAGCAATCAAGTCCGGCGCAAGCAACGGCCATATCGCCACCGAAGAGCCCCAGGGTTCCGAGGCACGTACCGCCAAGCCAGCCACCGAACTACGCGGGAAGCTCACTCTGTCGAAGGGCGAAAGCCTCCGAGCTTGGGAGCAGCAGAACGGACCGCAGGACGAAAAGTCCGAACCCCTCAGTCTCGATCGCTTGCTCCGAGGAATGGCGACTGGTTCATGGCAGGGCGCAGATGCTGAGCGGGCTCTGGTGACGACGAACTCGACCGCGATCGTGCCTACCCCATTGGGCTCGCAGTTGATCGACAAAGCACGGGCCAAGTCGGTCGTCCTGCTCGCCGGGGCCACAGTCGTTCCCATGACCAGCTCGACCCTACGAGTCCCACGGCTCACGGGCGAAGGCGCACCGCAGTTCTATGCCGAAGGAGCGCAGCGCAACGCACAGGACCTGTCGTTCGACTCGGTGACCTTGACAGCTCGGACCTTCGACCGCTTGATCCTGATCTCCAAAGAGCTGTTCGAAGACTCGAATCCTTCGATCGGGGACGTCATCTCGGCATCGTTCGCTTCCCAGTACGCGCTCGGCATAGACCAATATGCCCTGTTCGGCGATGGCGTGGCACCCAATCCTCTCGGCTTGGTCAATACGCCTGCAGTGCCCAAGGTTTCGCACGGTGCAAACGGAACCGCTCTTTCGAACTTCGATTGGCTCATCCAGGCTCAGGGCAACGTCCTAGGACAGAACTTCCTCCCGACCGCTCAGATCGCCAGCCCGAGAACGGCTACCAGCCTGAGT
This region of Rhodococcus sp. PAMC28707 genomic DNA includes:
- a CDS encoding type VII secretion target — protein: MCDELDIDAEAVGAVTGAFVDTAQAIASAAEIASGLTFGPAVAGRNYGDLGVRIGAAGGRVGSSLRRWSEASEDNADRLRIAVDGYRFVDDALSTSLHDPRIESTR
- a CDS encoding LLM class F420-dependent oxidoreductase: MHIGTTLNYSGGFKETVAEVEELEKSGLDIIFVPEAYSFDAVSQLGFLAAKTSTIKIASGIFQIYTRTPSLTAMTAAGLDYVSDGRFVLGLGASGPQVVEGFHGVKYDAPIARTREVIEICRQVWRREKVVHQGKHYQIPLPADKGTGLGKPLKLINHPVREKIPVVIAALGPKNVELTAEIAEGWQPIFYFPEKADQVWGDALSAGKAKRDPSLGDLEVFASPTLAIGEDAEKYLPWVKPHLALYIGGMGAKGKNFYNDLARRYGYEAEAEKIQDLYLAGKKEEATAAVPDELVRAINLIGPESYVKERVAAFAEAGVTTLNVQPLAENTAGRVAQLTALRALTD
- the glmM gene encoding phosphoglucosamine mutase; translated protein: MTRLFGTDGVRGLANGLLTPELAVKVARAAATVLTQASATERPVAVVGRDPRASGEMLAAAVTAGLTASGVDVLDVGVLPTPAVAYLTSVRGAQLGVMISASHNPMPDNGIKIFSAGGHKLDDDVEDRIETLVAGDGAMPAPTGSGIGRVRVMTGAAEEYAAHLGTALSIRLDGVTVVVDCANGAASAVAPSVYAAAGARVIAINADPDGLNINDGCGSTHLEELQAAVVSHGADLGIAHDGDADRCLAVDASGRIVDGDAIMAILAIGMKESGELTDNTLVATVMSNLGLHIAMRAADIDVRTTAVGDRYVLEDLRAGGYALGGEQSGHVVIPGFGTTGDGTLTALRIMGRMAETGRTLGDLASTMTILPQVLINVKVSDKAAVATAPAVLEGVAEVERMLGDTGRVLLRPSGTEQLVRVMVEAAEPDLARRLAEELANRVGQV
- the rpsI gene encoding 30S ribosomal protein S9; this translates as MTAPEGNDVTSQENTEEVVEIAADEFVAVEEPEVVGEIEAAAAAPAPILFDRPIQTVGRRKEAVARVRFSSGSGGFKLNGRSLEDYFPNKVHQQLIKAPLVLVDRAESFDIVALLHGGGPSGQAGALRLAIARALIELTPEDRPPLKAAGFLTRDARSVERKKYGLKKARKASQYSKR
- the rplM gene encoding 50S ribosomal protein L13, which encodes MSTYSPKAGDTTRTWHVIDATDVVLGRLAVQAANLLRGKHKPTYAANVDGGDFVVIINAEKVAISGNKRDGKLLYHHSGHPGGLKSRTVGEVLDRTPDRLVEKAVIGMIPKNKLGSAIAGKLKVYAGPNHPHTAQQPVPFEIKQVSQ
- a CDS encoding recombinase family protein, giving the protein MTIERAVIYARVSSDQSGTGRSVTEQLADCRAECARNGWPIGEEVTDVDIGASEWSGKDRPGFRQLFQVLRRGDVLVVWELSRLSRNDDDRAAIASFCKPLGIPWHSGGRTYDPTDADDAFTLDIGHAVSKKESAQTRARIIRALKANAADGKWHGRTVYGYRAVRDPGTGKITARVPDEVTAPIVREAAERILKGDSQRSIALDFTARGLLTSNGSARWQGFTIRTMLLRPVYAGLRVHNGVVVQGNWEPILSPDEFARLGAVLTDPARPQILSRGTAPKYLLSGIALCGTCQRPLYKHMNHKRPIYKCMSSPSHMARELSKVDGVVIAEMLRAIEQYRVELFFRDAETDHDVEPTAVSDVGDHLAKARELQQRLDAVYDEVAEGKVSAAALARIEARLLPQIETAKEAARSAARVSDPSAKVLNTPAEDLWASWTLDEQRDFVRSAAEIVVMPGAGRVFDPSLVQVTLRKNLRQRPEGFEHYEP
- a CDS encoding HK97 family phage prohead protease, with the translated sequence MHSNLVHRTTPLRLELRSDAVDERIIAGIAAPFDSPAEIDSYEGRFTEVIRRGAFAKTISERGDRVKLLGLHNRQTMPLGRAVLLEERSEGLYAEFRISQTQAGSEALELVRDGTLDQLSIGFRAISEVWDRTRSKRTLTEIALSEVSLVLEGAYGAAAAVTGSRSADGHTLTPEAMALRLRLLDI
- a CDS encoding phage major capsid protein, producing MELSKLNKDELLKLVTESRTELTELATRGADLNGSDVDRFDALEATVTEARTRLQAIESRAVAIKSGASNGHIATEEPQGSEARTAKPATELRGKLTLSKGESLRAWEQQNGPQDEKSEPLSLDRLLRGMATGSWQGADAERALVTTNSTAIVPTPLGSQLIDKARAKSVVLLAGATVVPMTSSTLRVPRLTGEGAPQFYAEGAQRNAQDLSFDSVTLTARTFDRLILISKELFEDSNPSIGDVISASFASQYALGIDQYALFGDGVAPNPLGLVNTPAVPKVSHGANGTALSNFDWLIQAQGNVLGQNFLPTAQIASPRTATSLSLLKNSQGDYLTPPVSVAQSLVSSVVPNNVLAGTSTDSSYLITGDFSQLFIGVRSQFSIKVLDERYADTGQIAFLASSRWDVAVAQPLAFQVDTGIRSA